One genomic region from Blastococcus sp. Marseille-P5729 encodes:
- a CDS encoding branched-chain amino acid ABC transporter substrate-binding protein: MARHSVRGVIAVSAVVALALTGCGEKETGSGGNGGGGGSSDELTIQPLQQIDKEGKPVEAGEDAEPADPAGDGSAKCEGIALGFAGALTGDNAALGKNIRWGMEVAIKKHNDANPDCQVEVKEFDTEGAPEKATQVAPSIIGDASVIALLGPAFSGETNAVSGQFADAGLPALSASATNPDLSKNGWKTFFRGLANDAVQGPALAAYVKNEMKPEKVCLIKDDSDYGKGFAAELKTGLGDLVTCEADTKTKDKEFSAIVTQVKDADVDAVIYAGYYAEAAPLAQQLKEGGVEATFVSGDGVNDPAFVDGAGSASKGAILSCPCGPAPEDFAAEYEEVSGGAVPGVYSTEGYDLATIMLKGIDSGATTREAMLEFVTNYDGDGLARHYKWDGTGELEENNIWVYEVK, from the coding sequence GTGGCGCGTCATTCGGTCCGCGGAGTCATCGCCGTGAGCGCAGTCGTCGCTCTGGCGCTGACCGGGTGCGGCGAGAAGGAGACCGGTTCCGGTGGCAACGGCGGGGGTGGCGGCTCGTCCGACGAACTCACCATCCAGCCGCTGCAGCAGATTGACAAGGAAGGCAAGCCCGTCGAGGCCGGGGAGGACGCCGAACCGGCCGACCCGGCAGGCGATGGCAGCGCCAAGTGCGAAGGCATCGCCCTCGGCTTCGCGGGTGCCCTGACCGGTGACAACGCCGCGTTGGGCAAGAACATCCGCTGGGGCATGGAGGTGGCGATCAAGAAGCACAACGACGCCAACCCCGACTGCCAGGTCGAGGTCAAGGAGTTTGACACCGAGGGCGCCCCGGAGAAGGCCACCCAGGTCGCACCGTCGATCATCGGCGACGCGTCCGTCATCGCGCTGCTCGGTCCCGCGTTCTCCGGCGAGACCAACGCGGTCAGCGGCCAGTTCGCCGACGCCGGCCTGCCCGCGCTCAGCGCCTCGGCCACCAACCCGGACCTGTCGAAGAACGGCTGGAAGACCTTCTTCCGCGGCCTGGCCAACGACGCGGTGCAGGGCCCGGCGCTCGCGGCATACGTCAAGAACGAGATGAAGCCCGAGAAGGTTTGCCTGATCAAGGACGACTCGGACTACGGCAAGGGCTTCGCCGCCGAGCTGAAGACCGGTCTCGGTGACCTGGTCACCTGCGAGGCGGACACGAAGACCAAGGACAAGGAGTTCTCGGCGATCGTGACCCAGGTCAAGGACGCCGACGTGGACGCCGTCATCTACGCCGGTTACTACGCCGAGGCCGCGCCCCTGGCCCAGCAGCTGAAGGAGGGCGGCGTGGAGGCCACCTTCGTCTCCGGAGACGGCGTGAACGACCCGGCGTTCGTCGACGGCGCCGGATCGGCGTCCAAGGGCGCCATCCTGTCCTGCCCGTGCGGGCCGGCCCCGGAGGACTTCGCAGCCGAGTACGAGGAGGTCTCCGGCGGCGCGGTACCCGGCGTCTACTCGACCGAGGGCTATGACCTGGCCACGATCATGCTGAAGGGAATCGACTCCGGCGCCACGACGCGCGAGGCGATGCTCGAGTTCGTCACCAACTACGACGGTGACGGCCTTGCCCGCCACTACAAGTGGGACGGCACCGGCGAGCTCGAGGAGAACAACATCTGGGTCTACGAGGTCAAGTAG
- a CDS encoding ANTAR domain-containing response regulator, protein MQTEPEDGRPARLRVLIAEDEALIRLDLREMLRDEGYEVVGEARDGQEAIELAEALQPDLIILDVKMPRVDGLSAAEVIGERRIAPIVVLSAFSQRDLIDRALKAGVMAYLTKPFSQADLTPAIEMAYARFAEMRALEAEIGDLNERIETRKLIERAKSYLMTVHKLSEPEAFRFIQRSAMERRTSMRLVAEAVLDHSLRG, encoded by the coding sequence GTGCAGACCGAGCCCGAGGACGGCAGACCCGCTCGCCTGCGCGTTCTGATCGCCGAGGACGAGGCGCTCATCCGTCTGGACCTGCGCGAGATGCTCCGTGACGAGGGCTACGAGGTGGTCGGTGAGGCGCGTGACGGCCAGGAGGCGATCGAGCTGGCCGAGGCGCTGCAGCCGGATCTGATCATCCTCGACGTGAAGATGCCCCGGGTCGACGGTCTCAGTGCGGCCGAGGTCATCGGCGAGCGGCGGATCGCGCCGATCGTCGTCCTGTCGGCCTTCAGCCAGCGCGACCTCATCGACCGGGCACTCAAGGCCGGCGTGATGGCCTATCTGACCAAGCCCTTCTCGCAGGCCGACCTGACGCCCGCGATCGAGATGGCCTACGCCCGCTTTGCCGAGATGCGCGCTCTGGAGGCGGAGATCGGCGACCTGAACGAGCGGATCGAGACGCGCAAGCTCATCGAGCGGGCCAAGAGCTACCTCATGACGGTGCACAAGCTCAGCGAGCCGGAGGCGTTTCGCTTCATTCAGCGCAGTGCGATGGAGCGCCGCACGTCGATGAGGCTGGTGGCCGAGGCGGTGCTAGACCACTCACTGCGCGGTTGA